One Dictyoglomus turgidum DSM 6724 DNA window includes the following coding sequences:
- a CDS encoding CDP-alcohol phosphatidyltransferase family protein has product MPILKTIANTLTISRFIIGFIIASIGNIQRKLGLKNAILWLILAWITDVLDGYLARTSKMPEDFIGKHDIYADMTVSAGVLYFLTISNFISWKFTLIFVITAVFLIWYLKEKAVTDGIQAVPYALIIYTSLKYDPSYGYLIIAYLLFLIFITWPRFPKEKVPEFINGIRNIFKK; this is encoded by the coding sequence ATGCCTATATTAAAAACCATAGCTAATACCCTCACTATCTCCAGGTTCATCATAGGCTTTATTATAGCCTCTATTGGAAATATCCAAAGAAAATTAGGTTTAAAAAATGCTATATTATGGCTTATCCTTGCTTGGATCACCGATGTACTTGATGGATACTTGGCAAGAACTTCAAAAATGCCAGAAGATTTTATTGGAAAACATGACATCTATGCAGACATGACCGTATCTGCTGGTGTTCTATACTTCCTCACAATCTCTAACTTTATCTCCTGGAAATTTACTTTAATTTTTGTGATCACTGCTGTTTTTCTTATATGGTATCTTAAAGAAAAAGCAGTAACAGACGGAATCCAAGCTGTACCATACGCTTTAATAATTTATACCTCTTTAAAATATGACCCAAGCTATGGATATTTGATAATTGCTTATCTTTTATTCCTTATTTTTATAACCTGGCCCAGATTCCCGAAAGAGAAGGTTCCAGAGTTTATTAATGGAATAAGAAATATATTTAAAAAATGA
- the dcd gene encoding dCTP deaminase yields the protein MILSDKDIKKYLEERKLVIHPIDDPQKQIQPSSVDLRLGNSFLHFKVEGRAYIDPTKDNPQDLMEIIEIEEGKPFFLRPGEFVLGTTIETVKLPDDLVARVDGRSSLGRLGIIVHATAGYVDPGFCGQITLELSNINRVPVALYPGMRICQISFYKLTSPAETPYYKKAGSKYHNQKGPTASKLNIDFCVKEDK from the coding sequence TTGATACTAAGCGATAAGGACATTAAAAAATACCTTGAGGAAAGAAAATTAGTAATTCATCCCATAGATGACCCCCAAAAACAAATTCAGCCATCCTCAGTAGATTTAAGGCTTGGAAACAGTTTTCTTCATTTTAAAGTTGAAGGAAGAGCATATATTGATCCTACAAAAGATAATCCCCAGGATCTCATGGAAATCATAGAAATAGAAGAGGGTAAACCCTTCTTCTTAAGGCCAGGAGAATTTGTCTTGGGAACCACTATTGAAACCGTAAAACTTCCTGATGATCTTGTAGCGAGAGTTGATGGAAGATCCAGCTTGGGAAGACTTGGCATAATAGTACATGCTACAGCGGGATATGTAGATCCAGGTTTTTGTGGACAAATCACCTTAGAGCTTTCAAATATCAATAGGGTTCCTGTAGCCCTTTATCCTGGCATGAGAATATGTCAGATATCTTTTTATAAATTAACCTCCCCAGCAGAGACTCCCTATTATAAAAAAGCTGGAAGTAAGTATCATAACCAAAAGGGTCCTACAGCAAGCAAGCTTAATATAGACTTTTGTGTAAAGGAGGATAAATAA
- a CDS encoding AAA family ATPase has translation MKTFLNEIVERLQLLRENIKKVIVGKDEVIDYVIVALLSRGNILLEDVPGVGKTVLAKSLAESIELDFRRIQFTPDTMPSDVLGVNVFNPKTLEFEFKPGPIFTNILLADEINRTSPRTQAGLLEAMDEGKVTIDGTTYELPKPFMVIATQNPREHFGTYPLPESQLDRFFISLSMGYLPMEEEVKMLENQKMIHPLERIEPVWKKEDLIKAQDLVKEIYIDKDILRYIVNIVNITRDDSLFSLGAGPRASISLMRGAQGYALLSGRDYVIPEDVIKMAVPILVHRVIPKEGSNMGRSFREDIIRDVLKRVKIPKVRLW, from the coding sequence ATGAAGACTTTTTTAAATGAAATAGTAGAAAGATTACAGCTTTTAAGAGAGAACATCAAAAAGGTTATTGTAGGAAAGGATGAGGTAATTGACTATGTAATTGTGGCTTTACTAAGCAGAGGCAATATTTTGCTTGAAGATGTTCCTGGTGTAGGTAAAACAGTCCTTGCAAAATCTCTTGCAGAGAGTATTGAACTTGATTTTAGAAGGATTCAATTTACTCCTGATACTATGCCGTCGGATGTACTTGGAGTGAATGTGTTTAATCCTAAGACCTTAGAGTTTGAGTTTAAACCAGGCCCTATTTTTACAAATATTCTTCTTGCTGATGAGATAAATAGAACGTCCCCCAGGACTCAAGCAGGTCTTCTTGAGGCAATGGATGAGGGCAAAGTGACCATAGATGGTACTACTTATGAACTTCCTAAGCCCTTTATGGTGATAGCCACACAAAATCCCAGAGAACATTTTGGAACCTATCCTTTGCCAGAGTCCCAATTGGATAGGTTCTTTATCTCCCTCTCCATGGGTTATCTTCCTATGGAGGAGGAAGTTAAAATGCTTGAAAATCAAAAGATGATTCATCCTCTGGAGAGAATTGAGCCTGTTTGGAAGAAAGAAGATTTAATTAAGGCTCAAGATTTAGTTAAGGAGATTTATATTGATAAGGATATTTTGAGATATATTGTAAATATTGTTAATATAACTCGGGATGATTCTTTGTTTTCCCTTGGGGCAGGGCCCAGAGCTTCCATATCTCTTATGAGAGGAGCTCAAGGGTATGCGCTCCTTTCTGGCAGAGATTATGTGATACCTGAGGATGTTATAAAAATGGCAGTACCTATATTGGTGCATAGGGTCATTCCTAAGGAAGGAAGTAATATGGGAAGATCTTTTAGAGAAGATATAATAAGAGATGTTTTAAAAAGAGTAAAAATACCAAAGGTAAGGTTGTGGTGA
- a CDS encoding M23 family metallopeptidase gives MAKKRKWWKRKFFTIMIIPHDASNAKSRRIHISLILIIIFAIIGIISTSLTLYRIANNRFNKVKHLEVLEEVTEQQRAQLKEIEVLRQKLKELEEMEKKIKNLLGIKGMIPPPKDIKMVSLGTNSIPDNETYDIQRKIVEVKTLIEEKQKVLLQIEKEIDRRKTLLAVTPSRWPTFGFISSGFGWRFHPIFRRMAFHTGIDIVTFWGAPVYATADGIVSFVGWESGYGKVIKINHGRGIITYYAHLSSYAVRVGQFVKKGQFIGRVGSTGTSIGPHLHYEVRRGGSPVNPSAYLSVDLIKIGKLY, from the coding sequence ATGGCTAAAAAGCGTAAGTGGTGGAAAAGGAAGTTTTTTACCATAATGATAATTCCCCACGATGCTTCCAATGCAAAGTCTCGTAGGATCCATATAAGTTTAATATTGATTATAATCTTTGCTATTATAGGAATTATAAGTACTTCTCTAACTCTTTATAGAATTGCCAATAACAGATTTAATAAAGTGAAACATTTGGAGGTGTTAGAAGAAGTAACAGAACAGCAAAGGGCTCAGTTAAAAGAGATTGAAGTATTGAGGCAAAAGTTAAAGGAACTTGAGGAGATGGAGAAGAAAATTAAAAATTTATTAGGAATAAAAGGAATGATTCCTCCTCCCAAAGATATAAAGATGGTAAGTCTTGGAACCAATTCAATTCCTGATAATGAGACTTATGATATTCAAAGGAAAATCGTAGAAGTTAAAACCCTAATTGAGGAAAAACAAAAAGTACTCCTTCAGATAGAAAAAGAGATAGATAGGCGAAAGACCCTTCTTGCAGTAACTCCTTCTCGTTGGCCCACCTTTGGATTTATATCTTCGGGATTTGGTTGGAGATTTCATCCCATATTTAGAAGAATGGCATTTCATACAGGAATTGATATAGTTACTTTTTGGGGAGCTCCTGTTTATGCTACTGCTGATGGTATAGTGTCGTTTGTGGGATGGGAAAGTGGGTATGGAAAAGTGATAAAGATCAATCATGGGAGAGGCATCATTACATATTATGCTCATTTATCATCATATGCTGTGAGGGTTGGACAGTTTGTAAAGAAAGGACAATTTATTGGAAGAGTGGGAAGTACGGGAACCAGTATAGGTCCTCATCTTCACTATGAGGTGAGAAGGGGAGGGTCTCCTGTCAATCCTTCGGCATATTTGTCCGTAGACCTTATTAAGATTGGAAAATTATATTAA
- a CDS encoding L-Ala-D/L-Glu epimerase: MAKIKRISFELKTYEYIKPFRIAPGTASHTHNLEVKIETEEGYIGLGEASPSFRVTGERIESLIPLESFVNELLKGKDTKNFRKIFEITDKFFAFPSLKTALQYAILDALSEELSLPVYQILGGAKEKIETDKTVSIGSVEERVREAEEIFKEGFKVIKVKIGLDLREDIETMEELVKRIKGVKYIVDANTAYNPKQAVIFTKELYKKGIDIELLEQPVPAHDLEGLKYVRFNSPFPIAGDESIKNKYEALEVIKMEAVDYINIKLMKCGISDALAIVEMANTANIKLMIGCMGESSLGINQSVHLSAGLGVFEFHDLDSALMIKEDKFRGKYKIRIPYYYLV; encoded by the coding sequence ATGGCTAAAATAAAAAGGATTTCCTTTGAGTTAAAGACCTATGAGTATATAAAACCTTTCCGCATAGCTCCTGGAACTGCTTCCCATACCCATAATTTGGAGGTAAAAATAGAAACCGAAGAAGGTTATATAGGCTTAGGAGAAGCATCCCCTTCTTTTAGGGTTACTGGGGAGAGGATAGAATCTCTGATACCTTTAGAAAGTTTTGTTAATGAACTCTTAAAAGGAAAGGATACTAAAAATTTTAGAAAAATATTTGAAATAACAGATAAATTTTTTGCTTTTCCAAGTCTAAAAACAGCCTTACAATATGCAATTCTTGATGCTTTAAGTGAAGAACTAAGCTTACCAGTATACCAAATATTAGGGGGAGCAAAAGAAAAAATAGAAACGGATAAAACAGTGAGCATAGGAAGTGTGGAAGAAAGAGTTAGAGAAGCAGAAGAAATCTTTAAAGAGGGCTTTAAGGTGATAAAGGTAAAGATAGGATTGGACTTACGTGAAGATATAGAAACCATGGAAGAGCTGGTAAAAAGAATAAAAGGAGTAAAGTACATTGTAGATGCTAATACTGCTTACAACCCAAAACAAGCAGTAATTTTTACTAAAGAACTCTACAAAAAAGGTATTGATATAGAGTTATTAGAACAACCAGTACCTGCTCATGACTTGGAAGGGTTAAAATATGTGAGATTTAATTCTCCTTTCCCTATTGCTGGAGATGAGAGCATTAAGAATAAATATGAGGCTTTAGAAGTTATAAAAATGGAAGCTGTAGACTATATAAACATAAAACTTATGAAATGCGGTATATCCGATGCCTTAGCTATAGTAGAAATGGCCAATACAGCTAACATAAAACTTATGATAGGATGCATGGGAGAATCAAGCCTTGGAATAAATCAAAGTGTTCACCTTTCAGCAGGCCTTGGTGTCTTTGAATTTCATGATCTTGACAGCGCACTAATGATAAAAGAGGACAAATTTAGGGGAAAGTATAAGATAAGAATTCCCTATTATTATCTTGTATAA
- a CDS encoding transglutaminase domain-containing protein: MERKRIRLIKNVVEDSILLRGITLYLIVVSLFSVWYFLNLSSIYISSIILLTLIGFVFSYYRRKERNILLKILMTIGMMYFLRQFFVELIKNPFDPRIPLATFLINLNTIHSFDLPTRLDLGFSFFISIILMIIAGIFAREAIFIVFFLFFLLGMIIFLMLVNDYRIVPGYIFSITLFVLFVGFLIFPLLPKDIRIGFRQDIMSQLITRLTNFQGELKSPYAEASNLYKLPEGRKIPPLKFNPEEYYGFAPFLDLRQRGELSSSIIFRVLTPWGIYHRGIAFDTYNGFGWYQSKEEVKTIDTISQPFLLKENTRQEEYLQRATYFIERDFQNNIIFLPKGTERLYYPSPIIFKDSEDGYRSPFELPKGLIYTGFYQEQYYSTKELLETKIPPQNQFLNYLQLPNIPKRVKDLTFEITKGYQTPWEKLMAIKNYLEDNYEYSLDIPPLPDNEDAVDNFLFEVKKGYCEQFATAFAVMARIIGVPSRLVTGYGPGDLNPWTGMYEVKVKNAHAWVEIYLEPLGWITIDPTPFALGSEERERKESANFLGIIFNSIGIIVQNVFVGAYKVLNKYQYIVIPVFVLFSFLLMRNFVNFLRLTEEDRIFRRVIKRLKRKGFIKEDVSLYNMLEPLGDLGRNFAGLYYALKFAPLNEEEKRKYKENFKEQAKKLLSYNPSTSREKVKD, translated from the coding sequence ATGGAAAGGAAAAGAATCAGACTTATAAAAAATGTAGTTGAAGATTCCATACTTTTGAGAGGGATAACCCTTTATCTTATTGTGGTTTCTCTTTTTTCAGTATGGTATTTTTTGAATCTTTCTTCTATCTATATCTCTAGTATAATTCTTTTAACTTTGATTGGTTTTGTATTTAGTTACTATAGAAGAAAAGAAAGAAATATCCTCTTAAAGATCTTAATGACCATAGGTATGATGTACTTTTTGAGGCAATTTTTTGTGGAATTAATTAAAAATCCTTTTGATCCTCGTATTCCCCTTGCTACTTTCTTGATTAATCTTAATACTATTCATAGTTTTGATCTTCCTACAAGACTTGATCTTGGCTTTTCCTTCTTTATAAGTATTATTCTTATGATTATTGCTGGAATATTTGCAAGGGAAGCAATTTTTATTGTGTTCTTTCTTTTCTTCCTTTTGGGGATGATTATATTCCTTATGTTAGTTAATGATTATAGAATTGTTCCAGGATATATTTTTTCCATTACTCTTTTCGTACTTTTCGTAGGCTTTTTAATTTTCCCTCTTCTTCCTAAGGATATAAGAATAGGCTTTAGGCAAGACATAATGTCTCAGCTAATAACGAGGCTTACTAATTTTCAGGGAGAGTTAAAATCTCCCTATGCCGAAGCCAGCAACCTCTATAAACTTCCTGAAGGAAGGAAAATTCCACCCTTAAAATTTAATCCTGAAGAATACTATGGTTTTGCACCATTTCTTGATTTAAGGCAGAGGGGAGAACTTTCTTCCTCTATTATATTTAGAGTTTTAACACCTTGGGGTATTTATCACAGGGGAATTGCCTTTGATACCTATAATGGTTTTGGATGGTATCAAAGTAAAGAAGAAGTAAAAACCATAGATACCATAAGTCAACCCTTTCTTCTAAAAGAAAATACAAGGCAAGAAGAATACCTTCAAAGAGCCACTTATTTTATTGAAAGAGATTTTCAAAATAACATAATCTTCCTTCCTAAGGGTACAGAAAGGCTTTATTATCCCTCTCCAATTATCTTTAAGGATAGTGAGGACGGATATAGGTCTCCCTTCGAACTTCCTAAGGGACTTATATATACTGGTTTTTATCAAGAGCAATATTATTCTACTAAGGAATTATTGGAGACTAAAATTCCTCCTCAAAATCAGTTTTTAAATTATTTGCAATTACCTAATATTCCTAAAAGGGTAAAAGATCTTACCTTTGAAATAACAAAAGGATACCAAACTCCATGGGAAAAATTGATGGCAATTAAAAATTATCTTGAAGACAATTATGAATACTCCCTCGATATACCACCTCTCCCTGATAATGAGGATGCAGTGGACAATTTTCTTTTTGAAGTTAAAAAGGGATATTGTGAACAGTTTGCAACAGCCTTTGCGGTTATGGCAAGAATTATTGGAGTTCCCAGTAGACTTGTTACAGGATACGGTCCTGGAGATCTTAATCCTTGGACTGGAATGTATGAGGTAAAAGTGAAGAATGCCCATGCCTGGGTTGAAATATATCTTGAGCCTTTAGGCTGGATTACAATAGATCCTACTCCTTTTGCTTTGGGCTCAGAAGAAAGAGAAAGGAAAGAGTCGGCAAACTTTTTAGGGATAATCTTTAACTCCATTGGGATAATTGTACAAAATGTATTTGTTGGAGCTTATAAAGTTTTAAATAAGTATCAGTATATAGTTATTCCTGTTTTTGTTTTATTCTCCTTTTTACTGATGAGAAATTTTGTGAATTTTCTTAGACTTACAGAGGAGGATAGAATCTTTAGGAGGGTAATTAAAAGATTGAAAAGAAAAGGATTTATTAAAGAGGATGTTAGTCTATACAATATGCTGGAGCCTTTGGGGGATTTAGGAAGAAATTTTGCAGGCTTATATTATGCCTTGAAATTTGCGCCTTTAAATGAGGAAGAAAAAAGAAAATATAAAGAGAATTTCAAAGAGCAAGCTAAGAAATTACTTTCTTATAATCCTTCCACATCCCGTGAGAAGGTCAAGGATTAA
- a CDS encoding sigma-70 family RNA polymerase sigma factor: protein MREEILFLAYKPLLFKYLKMLYIPEIDFEDFKQEGEIALLEVLRRYDSQKGNLSGYVKKALYYRLLRIREKLKGKDLYLEGNNVSYEAFEEEIMIKFIDFSKLSKREKQIIILIFYSRHSEREVAKYLGISRSSVKIYKKRALNKLKN from the coding sequence ATGAGAGAAGAAATTTTATTTTTGGCTTATAAACCGCTTCTTTTTAAGTATTTAAAGATGCTGTATATTCCTGAAATTGATTTTGAGGATTTTAAACAAGAGGGAGAAATAGCCCTTTTAGAGGTGCTAAGAAGATATGATTCTCAAAAGGGAAACCTTTCAGGATATGTGAAGAAGGCTCTCTATTATAGACTTTTGAGAATAAGGGAAAAATTAAAGGGAAAAGATCTTTACTTGGAAGGAAATAATGTCTCTTATGAGGCCTTTGAAGAGGAGATTATGATAAAATTCATAGATTTTTCAAAACTGTCTAAAAGAGAGAAACAAATAATTATTTTAATTTTCTATTCAAGACATAGTGAAAGGGAGGTTGCAAAGTATTTAGGAATATCAAGAAGTAGTGTTAAGATCTATAAGAAAAGGGCATTAAATAAGTTGAAAAATTGA
- the zwf gene encoding glucose-6-phosphate dehydrogenase yields MNNKFIIVIFGGLGDLAQNKLYPVIYSLYKKYRLLNCTKIISTGRRPNVDKEEFLKILEKSIKTHDDSFFSLFDFVKFDLEKEEEYNHLKNMLSNFKEEEFIFYLATPPTTFETIIKNLGEFLKSFPNKRKIVIEKPFGYNLYSAQKLNQLIKIYFKEEEVYRIDHFLGKETVQNIFGLRFSNIIFEGIWNRNFIDHIQISALEDIGVEGRLGYYDKVGALRDMIQNHLIQILSIVAMEPPCCINEKEIRDEKIKVLKSIREIKREDVPLYAVRGQYEGYLIDENLSQSNTETYAAVKLFIENLRWDGVPFYLRTGKKLKRKETSIIIVFKKIPGLFSKILDCMPQEDIIGFKIAPENKIILSFQLRPLGGSMLSCPVSTSMEWTGPNIEAYETLFMDIIEGDQSLFIRKDEIEKSWEIVQPILDFWKDDPNIPIYPQGSWGPKEAEELIRRDGREWRYIDG; encoded by the coding sequence ATGAACAATAAATTCATAATTGTAATCTTTGGTGGATTAGGAGACTTAGCTCAAAATAAATTATATCCTGTAATTTACAGTCTATATAAAAAATATAGACTTCTAAACTGTACAAAAATTATTTCTACAGGAAGAAGACCTAATGTGGATAAAGAAGAATTCCTAAAAATTTTAGAAAAATCTATAAAAACTCATGATGATTCTTTCTTTTCTTTGTTTGATTTTGTAAAGTTTGATTTAGAAAAAGAGGAAGAATATAACCATCTCAAAAACATGCTCTCCAACTTTAAAGAAGAAGAGTTTATATTCTACTTGGCCACTCCTCCTACCACCTTTGAAACCATTATCAAAAACTTAGGAGAATTCTTAAAAAGCTTTCCTAATAAAAGAAAAATCGTCATCGAGAAACCCTTTGGTTATAACCTCTATTCAGCGCAAAAACTCAATCAACTTATAAAAATTTACTTTAAAGAAGAGGAAGTATACAGAATTGATCACTTCTTAGGAAAAGAGACCGTACAAAACATTTTTGGTCTCAGATTTTCCAATATCATTTTTGAAGGAATATGGAATAGGAATTTTATTGATCATATTCAAATTTCAGCCTTAGAAGATATAGGAGTAGAAGGAAGATTAGGATATTACGACAAAGTGGGTGCCCTCAGAGATATGATCCAAAATCATTTAATCCAGATATTGTCAATTGTAGCTATGGAACCTCCTTGTTGTATTAACGAAAAGGAGATAAGAGATGAAAAAATAAAAGTACTAAAAAGCATAAGAGAAATAAAAAGAGAAGATGTACCTTTGTATGCTGTAAGAGGTCAATATGAAGGATATTTGATAGATGAAAACCTCTCCCAATCAAATACAGAAACCTATGCAGCAGTAAAACTCTTTATAGAAAACTTAAGATGGGACGGTGTACCTTTTTACCTGAGAACGGGAAAAAAACTAAAAAGAAAAGAGACCTCGATAATAATTGTATTTAAGAAGATACCAGGACTTTTCTCTAAAATTCTTGATTGTATGCCCCAAGAAGACATAATAGGATTTAAAATCGCCCCTGAAAATAAGATTATCCTAAGCTTCCAACTAAGACCCTTAGGAGGAAGTATGCTCTCTTGCCCTGTTTCTACCTCTATGGAGTGGACAGGTCCTAATATAGAAGCTTATGAGACTTTGTTTATGGATATTATAGAGGGAGATCAAAGCCTTTTTATAAGAAAAGACGAGATTGAGAAATCCTGGGAGATTGTACAACCTATTTTAGATTTTTGGAAAGACGACCCCAATATTCCCATATATCCCCAAGGTTCTTGGGGTCCAAAGGAAGCTGAGGAACTAATTAGAAGAGATGGGAGAGAATGGAGATATATAGATGGCTAA
- a CDS encoding DUF58 domain-containing protein: MTYFSLTSIGYLLIFFDIVLYLIGLNVSSTPVLLVSTFIMGLYMINFFEIILQPLNLRVKVQMPLLVKENEYEFINIYFENNSKIPKGQVFINLQGKTPLGGLRGKEKKEISIYFHFKKRGIFYLKTLNLRFTGTLGLLYLSKNYKVDGVTYIYPSFYPLSQDIYLTDGEGNKTSSSFLSVIGEEFHSLRDYQPQDPLKIVAWKASAKKGKLLSKNFEKLKKGSLMILIDNSVDKKDSIAEEEFDQLLRFVHSLLIPSFSLNIPLSIRDLRGEEEFNPKTSDELKKYLAEIQLIERRNISFKNYDYDIIFTLNYRFWDEKVKINKIIGVEYHKKEIVLNKGFIFSLGDDPQEFLSRFLVLNQS, translated from the coding sequence GTGACATACTTTAGTCTTACATCCATAGGATACTTATTAATTTTCTTTGATATTGTTCTTTACCTTATAGGTTTGAATGTTTCATCAACTCCTGTACTTTTAGTATCCACGTTTATCATGGGTCTTTACATGATAAATTTCTTTGAAATAATACTTCAGCCATTAAATCTTAGAGTAAAAGTTCAAATGCCTCTTCTTGTGAAAGAGAATGAATATGAGTTTATAAATATTTACTTTGAAAATAATTCTAAAATTCCTAAGGGACAGGTATTTATAAATCTTCAAGGGAAAACCCCTCTTGGGGGTTTAAGGGGAAAAGAGAAAAAAGAGATTTCCATATATTTTCACTTTAAAAAAAGGGGAATATTCTATTTAAAGACTTTAAATTTAAGATTTACTGGTACTTTGGGACTTCTTTATCTCAGTAAAAACTACAAGGTGGATGGGGTAACTTATATCTATCCTTCATTTTATCCCTTGTCTCAGGATATTTATCTTACAGATGGGGAGGGAAATAAAACCTCTTCTTCTTTTCTATCGGTGATAGGAGAAGAGTTTCATTCTCTTAGAGATTATCAACCTCAAGATCCTTTAAAGATTGTAGCTTGGAAGGCTTCAGCTAAAAAGGGAAAACTTTTATCAAAAAATTTTGAAAAGTTAAAAAAAGGGTCTCTAATGATTTTAATTGATAATTCTGTGGATAAAAAAGACTCTATAGCTGAGGAGGAGTTTGATCAACTTTTGAGATTTGTCCATTCCCTTCTTATTCCTTCTTTTTCTCTAAATATACCGCTTTCCATAAGAGACTTGAGGGGTGAAGAAGAATTTAATCCTAAGACTTCAGATGAACTAAAGAAGTACTTAGCTGAAATTCAGCTTATAGAGAGAAGAAATATAAGTTTTAAGAATTATGATTATGATATAATTTTTACTCTCAATTATAGGTTCTGGGACGAAAAGGTTAAAATAAACAAAATTATAGGTGTGGAATACCATAAGAAAGAGATTGTATTAAACAAAGGTTTTATCTTTAGTTTAGGAGACGATCCTCAGGAATTTCTTTCTCGATTTCTTGTTTTAAATCAAAGTTGA
- a CDS encoding bactofilin family protein: MLGKREKSEVMETIVGSQTEMEGTIISKASLRIDGKFKGDIEAKDTVIVGKTGYVEGNIKANRVVVIGEIVGNVICKESIEILSTGKLKGDLKLGGKISVEEGGILLGTTEILEEEKINDIFKIDLSS, translated from the coding sequence ATGTTGGGCAAAAGGGAAAAATCAGAAGTTATGGAGACTATTGTTGGATCTCAAACTGAAATGGAGGGAACGATTATCTCAAAGGCTTCGTTGAGGATTGATGGGAAGTTTAAAGGAGATATTGAGGCTAAAGATACTGTGATAGTGGGTAAGACAGGATATGTAGAAGGAAATATAAAGGCTAATAGGGTGGTTGTAATAGGAGAGATTGTAGGCAATGTTATTTGTAAAGAATCTATAGAGATTCTTTCTACGGGAAAGCTTAAGGGGGACTTAAAGCTGGGAGGGAAGATATCGGTGGAAGAGGGAGGAATTCTTTTGGGAACTACTGAGATTCTTGAGGAAGAAAAAATAAATGACATTTTTAAAATAGATTTGTCCTCATAA
- a CDS encoding DUF6062 family protein — translation MKGKSLIHKNWEEAFHWEGCPLCYLVQKALRSYMENFLYENVNDVLLRKSIREKGGFCENHHLQLLTFRDFLGISIIYEDIIKNCIIPSLKNKEIPETKSCIFCEKEEEYEKLYIQSLSEVLKNQETFNLWKEIAYDFCQPHKEKIKTISPDTYKRIEPYLYHKKRKYPEYFYESFSWDKDYSELFLKKLRILELKKPK, via the coding sequence ATGAAAGGTAAAAGTTTAATCCATAAAAACTGGGAAGAAGCCTTTCACTGGGAGGGATGTCCTCTTTGTTATTTAGTACAAAAAGCCTTAAGAAGTTATATGGAAAACTTTTTATATGAAAATGTAAATGATGTCTTATTAAGAAAGAGCATAAGAGAAAAAGGAGGATTCTGTGAGAACCATCACTTACAACTTCTCACCTTTAGAGATTTTTTAGGAATAAGCATTATCTATGAGGATATAATAAAAAATTGTATTATTCCATCACTTAAAAATAAAGAAATTCCAGAAACGAAGAGTTGCATATTTTGTGAAAAGGAAGAGGAATACGAAAAATTATATATTCAAAGCCTCTCTGAAGTTTTAAAAAATCAGGAAACTTTCAATCTATGGAAGGAAATAGCTTATGATTTTTGTCAACCCCACAAAGAAAAGATAAAAACTATTTCTCCAGATACCTATAAAAGAATTGAGCCCTATTTATATCATAAAAAGAGAAAATATCCTGAATATTTTTACGAATCTTTTTCCTGGGATAAAGATTATTCAGAACTTTTCTTAAAGAAACTAAGAATATTAGAACTTAAGAAGCCAAAATGA